A portion of the Nomia melanderi isolate GNS246 chromosome 2, iyNomMela1, whole genome shotgun sequence genome contains these proteins:
- the Rbcn-3B gene encoding WD repeat-containing protein Rbcn-3B isoform X4 — protein sequence MTVGTSLVVPIVLWGRIAPTHCISCIYLSRDQKTLVTGCYDGQICLWQVDPEVLKMTPRCLLVGHTAPIMCLSRASVIMEQNYIVSSSESGEMCTWDLVDGKCREAVKLSSVHTQMLPYVSAGGEDVRLFCSGYYPEVLVMDPFSLEVLFTLSSRVNPDWISALHVLRPAKRKDDVVLALTTTGTVKVWTLLGHENRNSEPLYEHESKQIQCLNALAMTCCPYNQRTVLIVCSKDWQIYDAGDFSVLCSISAPHGERWMAGDFLAADRVIIWSDEGRGYLYKLPAKTLVHLDSKLKGKALSSSVADNKNYHTASVEYDQPYLYCTLTQPGDKPLSCPPAMRLVTVQKQNKTLKYLLRGDSEGVVVLWTVPEVTTQQLTQICQSDRSTPLSLPPAVKTSLTTAWKEMKPPPIGILDQLDSGDGHGIKLTASIYLPQQSRLVVGREDGSIIIVPATQTVMLQLLHGNHQQYDDWPPHQILLGHSGRVNCLLYPHGAAPRYDRVHLVSGSVDFAVCLWDLYAGTLIHRFCVHAGEITQLMVPPDNCSPRIQKCVCSVASDHSVTLLSLAERKCVVLASRHLFPVVTIKWRPLDDFMIVGCSDGAVYVWQMETGHLDRVLHGIIAEEVLYACDENTMTASGGSAAGGELGLANPAVHFFRGLRHRNLSAIRHATQRGLHQLQQLHGGQGPDHGNQIKAKGAPLMIQGFRSNPKDPESHILFFDIEALIVQLLSDEYGAMSPGSLEAQGLISASEYQKVAALTQSASPDAHKKIADFFGRVKDKAGDVERILKEKDRHGILAKMKEGAENVHTKIQAKVESVGLKPSTLDGKGENWNNSDAAKNNLKRNGAFNEPNATMEVAQLILSLLHSWGLDPDLDRVCEGKLGLLRPMVPVSFGVLSKGGYMSLLLPTWQTQLEPVGEPATQLEQRLPVELVRQERLTRAFTARAHWELSTTLTSNHLLAIVALANTLMSMNNATFVSEQERNRKMHRPGNRSAVSWNKAEEENEEIYTAQQAQIKQGWSLLATLHCVLLPDKVTAQGGAKTFKRPQVEMMARRWQHQCLEIREAAQALLLAELTRMGPKGRKTLVDSWSQYLPMYSTQEPIAPQVQNQSPPASGSPVPTTETHQEEEDEEEELTEAEINTARKPSSVAELKRKQTTAVVLLGVIGAEFGQDVATMNQRRDNDQRRKSSIVEGFGIGNNDLARHTTMALTHLLHAPHSPKLPLHTALRRAAIDLIGRGFTVWELYLDVSKVLLGLLEMCCDADKLVPSMTYGLPLTPQADTCRTARHALTLIATARPAAFITTMAREVARYNTLQQNAQTLNVNMGASVLARAKPEILRIVEQLIDKMQSEMSDLLVEVMDIILHCLDPGHLKTKPLNDVFPAVCRFNQVSHCPATRRIAVGSRNGQLALYELRGNVKCQTVPAHSGSVTALAFSPEGKFLVSYSCTENKLCFWQQTSSGMFGLGNSQTRCVKSYSTAPINDVARLNPMRLARLIWINNRTVTLMLADGSETRFNV from the exons atgacaGTTGGTACAAGTTTGGTAGTACCTATAGTCCTATGGGGTCGCATAGCTCCGACTCATTGCATTTCCTGTATTTATTTATCCCGAGATCAAAAAACTTTGGTAACAGGATGTTATGATGGTCAAATATGTTTGTGGCAAGTAGATCCTGAAGtattaaag ATGACTCCAAGATGTTTACTCGTTGGTCATACTGCTCCAATAATGTGCCTCAGTCGAGCAAGCGTTATTATGGAACAGAATTATATTGTTAGTAGCAGTGAAAGCGGGGAAATGTGTACTTGGGATTTAGTCGATGGAAAATGTAGAGAAGCTGTGAAACTTAGCAGTGTTCATACACAAATGTTGCCTTATGTCTCTGCTGGTGGAGAAGATGTTAGACTTTTTTGTTCTGG atattatCCTGAGGTTTTAGTAATGGACCCCTTCAGTTTGGAAGTTTTATTTACTCTGAGTTCACGTGTTAATCCCGATTGGATCAGTGCATTGCACGTTTTGCGGCCGGCCAAACGGAAAG ACGACGTTGTGCTGGCCTTAACAACAACTGGCACGGTGAAGGTGTGGACTCTTCTTGGACATGAGAATCGAAATAGCGAACCCCTTTATGAACATGAAAGTAAACAGATACAATGTCTTAATGCACTTGCGATGACCTGTTGTCCATATAATCAGAGGACTGTGTTAATCGTGTGTTCTAAAGACTGGCAG ATATATGATGCTGGTGATTTCTCAGTCCTGTGTTCAATTTCTGCACCTCATGGTGAACGATGGATGGCTGGAGATTTTCTAGCTGCAGATAGAGTCATTATTTGGAGTGATGAAGGTCGTGGTTACCTGTATAAATTACCAGCTAA GACTTTGGTACACCTTGACAG CAAGCTGAAGGGCAAGGCTCTCAGCAG tAGCGTTGCAGACAATAAGAATTATCATACTGCAAGTGTTGAATATGACCAACCGTACTTGTACTGTACTCTGACACAACCCGGAGATAAG CCTTTATCGTGTCCACCAGCAATGCGATTAGTTACAGTTCAAAAGCAGaataaaacattaaagtatttattacgTGGTGATAGCGAGGGTGTTGTTGTTCTGTGGACAGTGCCAGAAGTAACGACTCAACAACTAACTCAAATCTGTCAAAGTGATCGCTCAACACCTCTCTCTTTGCCCCCAGCAGTAAAAACAAGTCTCACTACTGCTTGGAAAGAAATGAAACCACCACCGATTGGTATACTAGATCAACTAGACAGTGGAGACGGACatggtataaaattaacagCTAGCATATATTTACCACAACAAAGTCGCTTAGTTGTTGGTAGGGAAGACGGCAGTATTATCATTGTTCCTGCAACGCAAACAGTCATGCTGCAATTGCTTCATGGCAATCATCAGCAATATGAtg ATTGGCCTCCGCACCAAATACTTTTAGGCCATTCTGGTAGAGTGAATTGTCTTTTATATCCACATGGAGCTGCACCGCGTTACGATCGGGTACACCTTGTTTCCGGTTCTGTCGATTTTGCTGTTTGCCTATGGGATCTTTATGCTGGAACGCTAATTCATAGATTTTGCGTCCACGCTGGTGAAATTACACAATTAATGGTGCCACCTGATAATTGTAGT cCTAGAATACAAAAGTGCGTTTGCAGTGTTGCATCAGACCACAGTGTGACTTTATTGTCACTAGCAGAGAGAAAATGTGTTGTTCTTGCTTCTCGTCATCTGTTTCCAGTTGTTACAATAAAATGGAGACCACTGGATGACTTTATGATAGTAGGATGTTCAGACGGGGCTGTATACGTATGGCAAATGGAAACTGGTCACTTAGATCGTGTATTACATG GTATTATTGCTGAGGAGGTACTCTACGCTTGTGACGAAAATACAATGACAGCATCTGGTGGATCAGCTGCTGGTGGTGAATTAGGCTTAGCCAATCCTGCTGTGCATTTTTTTAG AGGCTTAAGACACAGAAATCTATCTGCGATCAGACATGCAACACAGAGGGGGTTGCATCAGTTACAACAACTTCATGGTGGGCAGGGACCCGACCATGGAAATCAAATAAAAGCAAAAGGCGCTCCCTTAATGATTCAAGGCTTCAGAAGTAATCCCAAAGATCCAGAaagtcatattttattttttgatatagAAGCTTTAATAG TGCAATTACTTAGCGATGAATATGGAGCAATGTCACCTGGTTCTTTGGAAGCACAAGGTCTAATTTCAGCTTCGGAGTATCAAAAGGTTGCAGCCCTTACACAATCTGCTAGCCCAGACGCTCACAAGAAAATTGCAG ACTTTTTTGGTCGTGTCAAGGATAAAGCAGGCGACGTTGAACGAATTTTAAAGGAAAAGGATCGTCACG GTATATTGGCTAAAATGAAGGAGGGTGCAGAGAACGTACACACTAAAATTCAGGCCAAAGTGGAAAGTGTTGGCCTCAAGCCGTCCACTCTTGACGGCAAAG GTGAAAACTGGAACAATAGTGATGCtgctaaaaataatttaaaacgaaatGGAGCTTTTAATGAACCAAATGCAACTATGGAAGTAGCTCAGCTTATATTGAGTCTGTTACATTCTTGGGGTTTGGATCCAGATTTGGACCGTGTTTGTGAAGGAAAATTAGGCTTATTGAGACCTATGGTTCCTGTTTCATTTGGAGTATTATCTAAAGGAG GTTAcatgtcattattattaccaACTTGGCAAACACAACTGGAACCAGTTGGTGAACCTGCAACTCAATTGGAGCAACGTTTACCAGTTGAATTAGTTAGACAAGAAAGACTTACCAGAGCGTTCACAGCAAGAGCGCATTGGGAGCTATCTACCACATTAACCAGTAATCATTTATTGGCAATAGTTGCTTTGGCAAATACTTTAATGTCAATGAACAATGCAACTTTTGTATCTGAACaagaaagaaatcgaaaaatgcaTAG ACCAGGTAATAGATCAGCGGTTAGTTGGAACaaagcagaagaagaaaatgaGGAAATTTATACTGCGCAACAAGCACAGATCAAACAAGGTTGGTCCCTTTTGGCAACACTACATTGCGTGCTCTTGCCTGATAAAGTAACTGCACAAGGTGGTGCAAAGACATTTAAGCGACCTCAAGTCGAAATGATGGCAAGGAGATGGCAACATCAGTGTCTTGAG ATACGTGAAGCAGCTCAAGCTTTATTACTCGCTGAATTAACTAGAATGGGGCCAAAAGGAAGGAAAACACTTGTAGACAGTTGGTCACAATATTTACCAATGTATAGTACTCAAGAACCCATTGCACCGCAAGTACAGAACCAAAGTCCTCCAGCATCTGGCAGTCCAGTACCTACAACTGAAACCCatcaagaagaagaagatgaagaagaggaATTGACTGAAG CAGAAATAAATACAGCTAGGAAACCTTCGAGTGTAGCGGAATTGAAACGGAAGCAGACAACAGCAGTTGTATTACTAGGTGTAATAGGAGCTGAATTTGGTCAGGATGTTGCTACTATGAATCAAAGAAGAGATAATGATCAAAGACGAAAAAGCTCAATCGTAGAAGGTTTTGGAATAGGAAACAATGATCTTGCCAGACATACTACTATGGCACTTACACATCTGTTACATGCACCTCACTCACCAAAGTTGCCCTTACACACAGCTTTAAGAAGGGCAGCAATTGATCTTATTGGTAGAGGATTCACTGTCTGGGAACTGTATCTTGATGTgtcaaaa GTATTATTAGGACTTTTGGAAATGTGCTGCGATGCAGATAAATTAGTACCAAGCATGACATATGGCCTTCCACTTACACCTCAGGCAGATACATGTCGTACAGCACGTCATGCTTTAACTTTAATAGCCACTGCAAGACCCGCAGCATTCATTACTACGATGGCACGGGAAGTGGCTAGGTACAATACACTACAACAAAATGCGCAAACGTTAAATGTAAATATGGGTGCAAGTGTTTTAGCTAGGGCAAAACCAGAAATACTCAGAATTGTTGAACAATTAATCGACAAAATGCAAAGCGAAATGAGCGATCTTTTAGTGGAG GTCAtggatattattttacattgcttGGACCCAGGTCATCTGAAAACCAAACCATTAAATGATGTATTCCCAGCCGTATGTAGATTTAATCAA GTAAGTCATTGTCCAGCAACCCGCAGGATAGCAGTAGGTAGTCGAAACGGTCAACTCGCTCTGTACGAACTGCGAGGTAACGTTAAATGCCAAACAGTACCTGCGCATTCGGGATCTGTAACAGCGTTAGCATTTTCACCTGAGGGCAAGTTCCTGGTTAGTTACTCTTGTACGGAAAACAAGTTATGTTTTTGGCAg CAAACAAGTAGCGGAATGTTTGGTCTAGGAAATTCACAAACGCGTTGCGTTAAGTCATATAGTACCGCGCCAATTAATGATGTAGCGCGATTAAATCCTATGCGACTAGCTCGTCTAATATGGATAAATAACCGAACCGTTACGTTGATGCTTGCTGACGGATCTGAAACACGGTTCAACGTATAA
- the Rbcn-3B gene encoding WD repeat-containing protein Rbcn-3B isoform X3, protein MTVGTSLVVPIVLWGRIAPTHCISCIYLSRDQKTLVTGCYDGQICLWQVDPEVLKMTPRCLLVGHTAPIMCLSRASVIMEQNYIVSSSESGEMCTWDLVDGKCREAVKLSSVHTQMLPYVSAGGEDVRLFCSGYYPEVLVMDPFSLEVLFTLSSRVNPDWISALHVLRPAKRKGRFYVHTNDVVLALTTTGTVKVWTLLGHENRNSEPLYEHESKQIQCLNALAMTCCPYNQRTVLIVCSKDWQIYDAGDFSVLCSISAPHGERWMAGDFLAADRVIIWSDEGRGYLYKLPAKTLVHLDSKLKGKALSSSVADNKNYHTASVEYDQPYLYCTLTQPGDKPLSCPPAMRLVTVQKQNKTLKYLLRGDSEGVVVLWTVPEVTTQQLTQICQSDRSTPLSLPPAVKTSLTTAWKEMKPPPIGILDQLDSGDGHGIKLTASIYLPQQSRLVVGREDGSIIIVPATQTVMLQLLHGNHQQYDDWPPHQILLGHSGRVNCLLYPHGAAPRYDRVHLVSGSVDFAVCLWDLYAGTLIHRFCVHAGEITQLMVPPDNCSPRIQKCVCSVASDHSVTLLSLAERKCVVLASRHLFPVVTIKWRPLDDFMIVGCSDGAVYVWQMETGHLDRVLHGIIAEEVLYACDENTMTASGGSAAGGELGLANPAVHFFRGLRHRNLSAIRHATQRGLHQLQQLHGGQGPDHGNQIKAKGAPLMIQGFRSNPKDPESHILFFDIEALIVQLLSDEYGAMSPGSLEAQGLISASEYQKVAALTQSASPDAHKKIADFFGRVKDKAGDVERILKEKDRHGILAKMKEGAENVHTKIQAKVESVGLKPSTLDGKGENWNNSDAAKNNLKRNGAFNEPNATMEVAQLILSLLHSWGLDPDLDRVCEGKLGLLRPMVPVSFGVLSKGGYMSLLLPTWQTQLEPVGEPATQLEQRLPVELVRQERLTRAFTARAHWELSTTLTSNHLLAIVALANTLMSMNNATFVSEQERNRKMHRPGNRSAVSWNKAEEENEEIYTAQQAQIKQGWSLLATLHCVLLPDKVTAQGGAKTFKRPQVEMMARRWQHQCLEIREAAQALLLAELTRMGPKGRKTLVDSWSQYLPMYSTQEPIAPQVQNQSPPASGSPVPTTETHQEEEDEEEELTEARKPSSVAELKRKQTTAVVLLGVIGAEFGQDVATMNQRRDNDQRRKSSIVEGFGIGNNDLARHTTMALTHLLHAPHSPKLPLHTALRRAAIDLIGRGFTVWELYLDVSKVLLGLLEMCCDADKLVPSMTYGLPLTPQADTCRTARHALTLIATARPAAFITTMAREVARYNTLQQNAQTLNVNMGASVLARAKPEILRIVEQLIDKMQSEMSDLLVEVMDIILHCLDPGHLKTKPLNDVFPAVCRFNQVSHCPATRRIAVGSRNGQLALYELRGNVKCQTVPAHSGSVTALAFSPEGKFLVSYSCTENKLCFWQQTSSGMFGLGNSQTRCVKSYSTAPINDVARLNPMRLARLIWINNRTVTLMLADGSETRFNV, encoded by the exons atgacaGTTGGTACAAGTTTGGTAGTACCTATAGTCCTATGGGGTCGCATAGCTCCGACTCATTGCATTTCCTGTATTTATTTATCCCGAGATCAAAAAACTTTGGTAACAGGATGTTATGATGGTCAAATATGTTTGTGGCAAGTAGATCCTGAAGtattaaag ATGACTCCAAGATGTTTACTCGTTGGTCATACTGCTCCAATAATGTGCCTCAGTCGAGCAAGCGTTATTATGGAACAGAATTATATTGTTAGTAGCAGTGAAAGCGGGGAAATGTGTACTTGGGATTTAGTCGATGGAAAATGTAGAGAAGCTGTGAAACTTAGCAGTGTTCATACACAAATGTTGCCTTATGTCTCTGCTGGTGGAGAAGATGTTAGACTTTTTTGTTCTGG atattatCCTGAGGTTTTAGTAATGGACCCCTTCAGTTTGGAAGTTTTATTTACTCTGAGTTCACGTGTTAATCCCGATTGGATCAGTGCATTGCACGTTTTGCGGCCGGCCAAACGGAAAGGTCGGTTCTACGTGCATACAA ACGACGTTGTGCTGGCCTTAACAACAACTGGCACGGTGAAGGTGTGGACTCTTCTTGGACATGAGAATCGAAATAGCGAACCCCTTTATGAACATGAAAGTAAACAGATACAATGTCTTAATGCACTTGCGATGACCTGTTGTCCATATAATCAGAGGACTGTGTTAATCGTGTGTTCTAAAGACTGGCAG ATATATGATGCTGGTGATTTCTCAGTCCTGTGTTCAATTTCTGCACCTCATGGTGAACGATGGATGGCTGGAGATTTTCTAGCTGCAGATAGAGTCATTATTTGGAGTGATGAAGGTCGTGGTTACCTGTATAAATTACCAGCTAA GACTTTGGTACACCTTGACAG CAAGCTGAAGGGCAAGGCTCTCAGCAG tAGCGTTGCAGACAATAAGAATTATCATACTGCAAGTGTTGAATATGACCAACCGTACTTGTACTGTACTCTGACACAACCCGGAGATAAG CCTTTATCGTGTCCACCAGCAATGCGATTAGTTACAGTTCAAAAGCAGaataaaacattaaagtatttattacgTGGTGATAGCGAGGGTGTTGTTGTTCTGTGGACAGTGCCAGAAGTAACGACTCAACAACTAACTCAAATCTGTCAAAGTGATCGCTCAACACCTCTCTCTTTGCCCCCAGCAGTAAAAACAAGTCTCACTACTGCTTGGAAAGAAATGAAACCACCACCGATTGGTATACTAGATCAACTAGACAGTGGAGACGGACatggtataaaattaacagCTAGCATATATTTACCACAACAAAGTCGCTTAGTTGTTGGTAGGGAAGACGGCAGTATTATCATTGTTCCTGCAACGCAAACAGTCATGCTGCAATTGCTTCATGGCAATCATCAGCAATATGAtg ATTGGCCTCCGCACCAAATACTTTTAGGCCATTCTGGTAGAGTGAATTGTCTTTTATATCCACATGGAGCTGCACCGCGTTACGATCGGGTACACCTTGTTTCCGGTTCTGTCGATTTTGCTGTTTGCCTATGGGATCTTTATGCTGGAACGCTAATTCATAGATTTTGCGTCCACGCTGGTGAAATTACACAATTAATGGTGCCACCTGATAATTGTAGT cCTAGAATACAAAAGTGCGTTTGCAGTGTTGCATCAGACCACAGTGTGACTTTATTGTCACTAGCAGAGAGAAAATGTGTTGTTCTTGCTTCTCGTCATCTGTTTCCAGTTGTTACAATAAAATGGAGACCACTGGATGACTTTATGATAGTAGGATGTTCAGACGGGGCTGTATACGTATGGCAAATGGAAACTGGTCACTTAGATCGTGTATTACATG GTATTATTGCTGAGGAGGTACTCTACGCTTGTGACGAAAATACAATGACAGCATCTGGTGGATCAGCTGCTGGTGGTGAATTAGGCTTAGCCAATCCTGCTGTGCATTTTTTTAG AGGCTTAAGACACAGAAATCTATCTGCGATCAGACATGCAACACAGAGGGGGTTGCATCAGTTACAACAACTTCATGGTGGGCAGGGACCCGACCATGGAAATCAAATAAAAGCAAAAGGCGCTCCCTTAATGATTCAAGGCTTCAGAAGTAATCCCAAAGATCCAGAaagtcatattttattttttgatatagAAGCTTTAATAG TGCAATTACTTAGCGATGAATATGGAGCAATGTCACCTGGTTCTTTGGAAGCACAAGGTCTAATTTCAGCTTCGGAGTATCAAAAGGTTGCAGCCCTTACACAATCTGCTAGCCCAGACGCTCACAAGAAAATTGCAG ACTTTTTTGGTCGTGTCAAGGATAAAGCAGGCGACGTTGAACGAATTTTAAAGGAAAAGGATCGTCACG GTATATTGGCTAAAATGAAGGAGGGTGCAGAGAACGTACACACTAAAATTCAGGCCAAAGTGGAAAGTGTTGGCCTCAAGCCGTCCACTCTTGACGGCAAAG GTGAAAACTGGAACAATAGTGATGCtgctaaaaataatttaaaacgaaatGGAGCTTTTAATGAACCAAATGCAACTATGGAAGTAGCTCAGCTTATATTGAGTCTGTTACATTCTTGGGGTTTGGATCCAGATTTGGACCGTGTTTGTGAAGGAAAATTAGGCTTATTGAGACCTATGGTTCCTGTTTCATTTGGAGTATTATCTAAAGGAG GTTAcatgtcattattattaccaACTTGGCAAACACAACTGGAACCAGTTGGTGAACCTGCAACTCAATTGGAGCAACGTTTACCAGTTGAATTAGTTAGACAAGAAAGACTTACCAGAGCGTTCACAGCAAGAGCGCATTGGGAGCTATCTACCACATTAACCAGTAATCATTTATTGGCAATAGTTGCTTTGGCAAATACTTTAATGTCAATGAACAATGCAACTTTTGTATCTGAACaagaaagaaatcgaaaaatgcaTAG ACCAGGTAATAGATCAGCGGTTAGTTGGAACaaagcagaagaagaaaatgaGGAAATTTATACTGCGCAACAAGCACAGATCAAACAAGGTTGGTCCCTTTTGGCAACACTACATTGCGTGCTCTTGCCTGATAAAGTAACTGCACAAGGTGGTGCAAAGACATTTAAGCGACCTCAAGTCGAAATGATGGCAAGGAGATGGCAACATCAGTGTCTTGAG ATACGTGAAGCAGCTCAAGCTTTATTACTCGCTGAATTAACTAGAATGGGGCCAAAAGGAAGGAAAACACTTGTAGACAGTTGGTCACAATATTTACCAATGTATAGTACTCAAGAACCCATTGCACCGCAAGTACAGAACCAAAGTCCTCCAGCATCTGGCAGTCCAGTACCTACAACTGAAACCCatcaagaagaagaagatgaagaagaggaATTGACTGAAG CTAGGAAACCTTCGAGTGTAGCGGAATTGAAACGGAAGCAGACAACAGCAGTTGTATTACTAGGTGTAATAGGAGCTGAATTTGGTCAGGATGTTGCTACTATGAATCAAAGAAGAGATAATGATCAAAGACGAAAAAGCTCAATCGTAGAAGGTTTTGGAATAGGAAACAATGATCTTGCCAGACATACTACTATGGCACTTACACATCTGTTACATGCACCTCACTCACCAAAGTTGCCCTTACACACAGCTTTAAGAAGGGCAGCAATTGATCTTATTGGTAGAGGATTCACTGTCTGGGAACTGTATCTTGATGTgtcaaaa GTATTATTAGGACTTTTGGAAATGTGCTGCGATGCAGATAAATTAGTACCAAGCATGACATATGGCCTTCCACTTACACCTCAGGCAGATACATGTCGTACAGCACGTCATGCTTTAACTTTAATAGCCACTGCAAGACCCGCAGCATTCATTACTACGATGGCACGGGAAGTGGCTAGGTACAATACACTACAACAAAATGCGCAAACGTTAAATGTAAATATGGGTGCAAGTGTTTTAGCTAGGGCAAAACCAGAAATACTCAGAATTGTTGAACAATTAATCGACAAAATGCAAAGCGAAATGAGCGATCTTTTAGTGGAG GTCAtggatattattttacattgcttGGACCCAGGTCATCTGAAAACCAAACCATTAAATGATGTATTCCCAGCCGTATGTAGATTTAATCAA GTAAGTCATTGTCCAGCAACCCGCAGGATAGCAGTAGGTAGTCGAAACGGTCAACTCGCTCTGTACGAACTGCGAGGTAACGTTAAATGCCAAACAGTACCTGCGCATTCGGGATCTGTAACAGCGTTAGCATTTTCACCTGAGGGCAAGTTCCTGGTTAGTTACTCTTGTACGGAAAACAAGTTATGTTTTTGGCAg CAAACAAGTAGCGGAATGTTTGGTCTAGGAAATTCACAAACGCGTTGCGTTAAGTCATATAGTACCGCGCCAATTAATGATGTAGCGCGATTAAATCCTATGCGACTAGCTCGTCTAATATGGATAAATAACCGAACCGTTACGTTGATGCTTGCTGACGGATCTGAAACACGGTTCAACGTATAA